GGCGCTTTGTTGCAGGTACTTTGGGGTGTAGCTCTGGGTCGAGCTGACTTTTTTGTCGGTCGCTTCAACACTGGCACTGGCGGGCAATGCGACAGTGGCGGAGATGGCGGACGCGGCGATGATGGAGAAGATATTGAAGTTCATGATGGGTACCTCGCTGTGGTGTGTCGTTTCAAGTCTTGACCGTCGTGGCCGTGGAATGAAAGTTACGCCCGCGCCAGATCCAGAAAAAATCTTTTCTGGCACTAGCCCTTATCACTTCAATTGATACATAAAAAAAGCCCTTGAAAATCAAGGGCTCAGACTGCGTCAAAGCGTCGCAGGGTGTCAGTGAGCAGTGAGGAAATGGAAGTCAGACGGCGAGTCGAAGTCGACTTTCTGCACGGTGTCTCCCAACAGGCCGGTTTTCGGGTCGACGCGCAGGGTGACGATCTGGTTGCTCTTCTGGTTGGCGATCAGCACGAAATGGCCGGTAGGGTCGAAGGCGAACTCGCGTGGTTCCTTGCCTTCCACGGTACGGCGCTGCACTTCCTTCAACTGGCCAGTACCGGCGTCAATGGAGAACACCAGTAGCTCGTTCACTTCGCCACGGTTGGCGACGTAAAGGAATTTGCCGTCAGGCGAGGTGTGCAGGCCACCCGCGGCGCGGTTTTGCTGACCGTCCTTGTTGGCCAGTCCGACCAGTTGGGTACGCTTGAATACGCCGTCGTGGTAATCGAACACGGCCACTTGGGCGCTCATTTCCATGGTCAGCCAGGCATGCTTACCGTCTTTGCTGAACGTCAGGTGACGCGGACCACTGCCCGGCGGCAAATCAACCGAAGGCATTTTCGCGGGCTGCAGCGGCTGCGTTTTTTTGCCGTCGTAATTGAAGACAAACATCTTGTCCGCGCCCAGATCCATGGCAACCAGGTATTTGCCATCCGGGGTCGGCACAGCGGCGTGGACGTGGGACGACGCCTGACGCTCAGGGTTGACCTTGCTCGCCTCGTGGGTCGCCGTTTGCGCGACTGGCGCAAGCTTGCCGTCTTTGCCGACCGGCACCACGGCGAGTACGCCACCCGGATCAGGATGAACCGCATAGTTGGCGACGAACAGAAAGCGCCCGTCCAGGCTCAGACTGGAATGGGTAGGCTCTTCGCCCTTGGTTTCGATCTGGTTGATGAACGACACCGCATGGGTCTTGGGGTCGATGGCGTAGCTGCTGACTTTGCCGACAACGTCAGTTTGCCCGGGGCCATTCTCGTTGACCGCGAACATGTGGCGCTGGTCTTTGGACAGGGTGAGCCATGACGGGTTTTCGCTTTTAATCACTTGGCGCGGCTTGGCGTCGAGCTGGCCGGTTTGGGTGTTGAAACCGAATCGGTAGATGCCTTCGCTGGCGCCGGCAGTGTAGGAGCCGACCAGTACGTCGTAATCAGTCATGGGCTTGGCCTGAGCAGTGAGCGCGGCAAGGCTGCTGGCGAGCGCTAACCACGGCAGAATTCTGGGAGTCATGGGGCTGTTCTCTTTTTGGAGTTGTTGGCGCGCCGTAGACGCGGAAGTTCACGGATATGACAGCATGTTGCTGAGAGTAGTTGCCTGGCGGGTGCTGTAGGTTGCACGGCAAGCCGCGCCCCCGCGCACGCAAACAATCTATAGGAGCCGGCTTGCTGGCGAACCGGGCGAATCTGCCACCGCTGGGGCGACTGGAAGAATGCGTTCGCCAGCAAGCCGGCTCCTACAGAGGACCTGCATCGCCGCGTGTTCGGTCAGCCAGGTCAGGCAGGTGAGCAAGTTCAGGCAGGTCAGCCATAAAAATGCCGATTCATTGCCGCGGGGTCGACGACGGCAATCAGTGGATCTGCATTGCCACGTGTTCAGGCACCCAAGTCAGGCAGGTGAGCAGGGGCAGGCAGGTCAGCCAGGTCAGCCAGGTCAGCCAGGTCAGCCAGGTCAGCCAGGTCAGCCATAAAAATGCCGATTCATTGCCGCAAGGTCTACGAAGGCAATGCCGAGTTAGCCCTGCACGCCCTCTTCATCCTCGTCCTCGTCACTCGCCGAAATGCCGTTGAGCACCACGATGCGGTGGTCGGCATTGCCGTCGTTGATGACCCAGCTCTGCAACTGGCTGTCGTATTCGGCGGCGTCGATCTGCGCCAGTGAGAAGCGCCAGACCTTGCGCTCGCGTCCGTCCATGCTTTCAATCTGCAGCATTTCGTCGAGGCTGAAGTCGAAGGCGTGCAAGCCATCGATCTCCAGCATGCTGTGGGCGGTCAGTGCGGCCTGGAGTTCAGTGCGCAGCGAGTGTGGCGTGGTGGTCATGGCAGTGGTTCGCATCAGTGAAAGCGCGAATGATAGGTGAAAAAGCGTCGAAGCGCTGGCCTCGACGCTTGCTTCATGTGGCTCAGTCCTGCACCGTTTCCCTGGCGTAGTAGCGCGCGGGAATACCCCAGACGATCAACGCGATGGCCAGCACGCTCACCGCAAACAAGGCGAACAGCGCAGGGGTGGCCGTCCCGGTGAGGTCCTTGATGCGTCCGACCATGAACGGCGCAATGATGCCTCCCAGTTGGCCGAGGGAGTTGATCAGCGCGATGCCGGCGGCGGCAGCAATGCCGGTCAGAAAACGCGGCGGGATGGTCCAGAAAATCGGCATCCAGGCAATGATCCCGGTCATGATCAATGTCATGCCGATCATCAACGGCACCAACTGACCCGCAAACAGCGCGCAGACCAGATAACCCGCCGCCGTCATCGTCGCACAGCCGGCCATGTGCCAACGGCGTTCGCCGTGGCGGTCGGAGCTGGCGCCAATCAACAGGTTGCCGATCACTGCGCCCACATACGGGATCACCGTCAGCAGCCCGATGTTCAGGGTGTCGGTTACGCCGGCGGTCTTGATCAGTTGCGGCATCCAGAACAGCAGCCCGGTCAACGCCATGACCAGGCACAGGTAGATGCCGGACATGACATAGGTGGTCGGGTGTTTCCAGATGTCTTTGACCTTCTGCGTGACAGCGGGCTTGGCTTCCTTGGCCATACGCGCCAGCACCACCTGCTTTTCCTGCTCACTGAGCCAGGTGGCGTCTTCGATACGATCCTTGACCAGCCAGAACACCACACCACCGAGCAGAATCGACGGGATGCCTTCGATCAGGAACAGCCAGCGCCAGCCGGCCAGGCCCATGACGCCATCGAAATGGCCAAGGATCAGACCCGCAATCGGACCGCCGACAATCCCGCACAGGCAAATGGAGCTTTTAAAGTAGGAGTTGACCCGTGCCCGACGCGAACCCGGATACCACTGGGTGAAGAAGTACAGCACGCCGGGGACGAACCCTGCCTCCATCACGCCGATCAGGAAGCGCAGCGTGTAAAACCAGAATTCGGTTTGCACGAACATCATGCAGGCAGATGCGATGCCCCACGAGACCATGATCCGGGCGATCCAGATCCGCGCGCCGATCTTGTGCAGCAGCACGTTGCTCGGCACTTCAAACAGGAAGTAGCCGACGAAGAACAAGCTCGCGCCCAGGCCATAGACGGTTTCGCTGAAGCCCAGGTCGCTGGCCATCTGCAGCTTGGCGAAGCTGATGTTGACCCGGTCCAGGTACGCAAACAGAAAACAGCAGATGAACAACGGCACGATGCGCCAGCTCACCTTGCGATAGATGCTGTCCTCGAGCGCGTCGGCGTCGAGCTGGTCCAGCGGGATGGCAGTGGCGGTCATGGGTCGCACCTCGTTTTGTTTTTATGTGGGTGTCCGGGGTGTGCAGGACGCGGAGCCGAAAAACCCTGCAGGAGTGAGGACTAACGCGGCCAACTGTAGGAGCGCGCTTGCCCGCGAAGAGGCCGGTACATCCGACGCATATCGGCAGTCCTTACCTACGCCTTCGCGGGCAAGGTGGAGCGCCACCCCGGTCGCTCCTACAAAATCCGCGTAAGCGAACATTATTTCGCTCACGCCCTGCCCCACGTGCAGCCCAAAACCCACCCACTCAGTGGGACCGGCTAGCGCTGCTGCAGGGTTTGAAGCATCAAAGCTGCTTGATACCACCCGGCTGGAAAACCGCATCGGCCGGTTTGATACCGTTAATCAGCGGCGCACCAAACTCGTGCTGGCTGATCTCAAATTTATCCCCCGGCTGGGTCTTGATGCCGTCGGCAAACGACAGCGTCGCGGTGCCGAAGAAATGCACGTGTACATCGCCCGGCCGCAGGAACTGCGCGTATTTGAAATGATGGTATTCAAGGTTTTCCAGGCTGTGGCACATGTTGGCCTCGCCGCTGAGAAACTCCTTCTCCCACAGCACTTGCCCGTCGCGGTGGATGCGGCTGGTACCGGCAAGGTTCTGCGGCAGATCGCCGACGCGCAGCTCAGGGCCGAACGAGCAGGCGCGCAGCTTGGAATGGGCGAGGTACAGGTAGTTCTTGCGCTCCATGATGTGATCGGAGAATTCGTTACCGATGGCGAAACCCAGACGATAAGGCTTGCCGTCGTGACCGATCACATAAAGCCCGCTCAGCTCGGGCTCTTCGCCGGCATCTTCGGAGAAAGGCGGCTGCGGGAACGACTCACCGGGACGGATGACGATGCTGCCATCGCCTTTATAGAACCACTCCGGTTGCACGCCAGCCTGGCCCGCCGCCGGTTTGCCGCCTTCCAGGCCCCATTTGAAGATGCGCATGGTGTCGGTCATGGCCGACTCGTCGTTGCCATGCTGGTGCATTTTGTCCCGCGCTGAGGCGCTGCCCAAGTGGGTCAGCCCTGTACCGCTGACCAGCAAATGCGCAGGATCGGGGTGGTCCAGCGGCGGGAGGATCATCAGATCGGCGCGCAGTTGGGAATAATCGTGGTTGTCACCCAGGCCCAGGCTGTCGACCTGCTCGGCCAGGGAAATGTTTTTGTCGATCGCCGCCAGCGCCAGATCACGGGTGCTGGTTGCGCCCTGAATCTCACGCACCAGCGGGCCATCTACCAAACCGACCCGACGCTGGCCGTTGCCCAGTTCGAACTGTACTAAATGCATGGGTTTCTCCTATTGGTGTCTACACGGTCTCCGTGGGAGACGCATGGGTTAACGCGGACGCGCGCTGGCGGCAAATTTCGACTCGGGCAGGACGTGCTTGCGCTCCAGGACACGGTAGACCACACCTGTCAGGATCAGCCCGCAAATCATCACGCCGGAAAGGAAGTACAAGCCGCTGGCGAGGTTGCCGGTCAGCTCTTTCAGCCAGCCGATCACGAACGGGCCGATATAGCCGCCCAGGTTGCCCACCGAGTTGATCAGGGCGATGCCCGCCGCTGCGCTGGCACCGGCAAAGAAGCGCCCGGGTAATGTCCAGAACACCGCCGTGCAGGAAAACAGCGAGAACGCCACCAGCGACAGCGCCGCCAGCTGCAACACCGGCACGCTCAGGTACGCGCTGAGGAACAGGCCGATCGCGCCAATCACATAAAGGACGGCCAGATGACCGTAGCGGTCGTTGAGCCGGTCCGAGCTGCGCGGCACGATCAGCAAGCCAACGATGCCAAAAATATAAGGTACGGCCGAAATGAACCCGGTTGTCAGGTCGCTGCCGCCGAACTGTTTGATCAGCGTCGGCAACCACAGTCCCAGGCCATAAATGCTCAAAGTCACGGGGAGGTAAAACAGCGCAAGCAGCAGGACGCGCTTGTCTTTCAGCGCATGCAGCGGGTTGCCGTGGCGGGTCTGACCGTATTCTTCCAAATCTTTTTTCAGCTCGCCGGCGAGCCAGTCCTTCTCCACCGGGTCCATCCATTTCACGTCTTTCGGGCCGTCAGGCAGCCAGCGCAAGACCGGCAGGGTCAGCAGAATCGCCGGCGCGCCGATGCACAGAAACAGCCACTGCCAGCCGTGCAGACCGGCCACACCTTCCATGCCCAGCAAGCCGCCGGAAATCGGCCCGGTGATCATCATCGCGATGGGTTGAGAAAGAATGAACAGGCCCAGGATCTTGCCGCGATGGCGGACCGGGAACCACTGAGTGATGTAATACAGCACGCCCGGGAAGAAGCCCGCCTCGGCCGCACCGAGCAGAAAGCGCATCACATAAAAGCTGGTGGGCCCCTGAATGAACGCCATGCCCATGGTGATAGCACCCCAGGTGAGCATGATCCGGGCGAACCAGCGGCGCGCGCCGAAGCGTTCAAGCATCAGGTTGCTGGGGATTTCCAACAGAAAGTAGCCAATGAAGAACAGGCCCGCGCCCATGCCATAGGCCGCGTCACCGATGCCGACGTCTGCGCCCATGTGCAGCTTGGCAAAGCCGACGGCGGAGCGGTCAACGTAGGCAATCAGGTAAAGCAGGATCAGAAAGGGAATGAGTTTCAGGGTGATGCGACGTATAAGCCTGAGTTCCTGGCTCATGGATGCGGTCCTCATTGTTTTTGTTATGGAAGCCTGCGGTGATCGCCTCTGCCCTCGTGTGCGCATTGCTGCGAATAAGGCTGGCAGGGTCGTCCCTCGGTCTGGATCGACTATATAGTATTACTATTTAAGGTGACAACTCTTCCACTGGCGACATTTTCGGCCTATTTTAGTCGTCAGCCGCAGCCTTTAGTCTTACAAATAAAGCCTTACAATAAGAGTGCTGATTTATGTCCGATTCCAATAAGAAACCCGTCCTGCGCTCCGCCCAATGGTTCGGCACCGCCGACAAGAACGGCTTCATGTACCGCAGCTGGATGAAGAACCAGGGCATCGCCGACCATCAGTTCCAGGGCAAGCCCATCATCGGCATCTGCAACACCTGGTCCGAACTTACCCCGTGCAACGCCCACTTCCGCACCATCGCCGAACACGTCAAACGTGGCGTCATCGAAGCCGGTGGTTTCCCGGTCGAATTCCCGGTCTTCTCCAA
The nucleotide sequence above comes from Pseudomonas lutea. Encoded proteins:
- a CDS encoding lactonase family protein, which translates into the protein MTPRILPWLALASSLAALTAQAKPMTDYDVLVGSYTAGASEGIYRFGFNTQTGQLDAKPRQVIKSENPSWLTLSKDQRHMFAVNENGPGQTDVVGKVSSYAIDPKTHAVSFINQIETKGEEPTHSSLSLDGRFLFVANYAVHPDPGGVLAVVPVGKDGKLAPVAQTATHEASKVNPERQASSHVHAAVPTPDGKYLVAMDLGADKMFVFNYDGKKTQPLQPAKMPSVDLPPGSGPRHLTFSKDGKHAWLTMEMSAQVAVFDYHDGVFKRTQLVGLANKDGQQNRAAGGLHTSPDGKFLYVANRGEVNELLVFSIDAGTGQLKEVQRRTVEGKEPREFAFDPTGHFVLIANQKSNQIVTLRVDPKTGLLGDTVQKVDFDSPSDFHFLTAH
- a CDS encoding DUF5629 family protein; the encoded protein is MTTTPHSLRTELQAALTAHSMLEIDGLHAFDFSLDEMLQIESMDGRERKVWRFSLAQIDAAEYDSQLQSWVINDGNADHRIVVLNGISASDEDEDEEGVQG
- a CDS encoding MFS transporter, with product MTATAIPLDQLDADALEDSIYRKVSWRIVPLFICCFLFAYLDRVNISFAKLQMASDLGFSETVYGLGASLFFVGYFLFEVPSNVLLHKIGARIWIARIMVSWGIASACMMFVQTEFWFYTLRFLIGVMEAGFVPGVLYFFTQWYPGSRRARVNSYFKSSICLCGIVGGPIAGLILGHFDGVMGLAGWRWLFLIEGIPSILLGGVVFWLVKDRIEDATWLSEQEKQVVLARMAKEAKPAVTQKVKDIWKHPTTYVMSGIYLCLVMALTGLLFWMPQLIKTAGVTDTLNIGLLTVIPYVGAVIGNLLIGASSDRHGERRWHMAGCATMTAAGYLVCALFAGQLVPLMIGMTLIMTGIIAWMPIFWTIPPRFLTGIAAAAGIALINSLGQLGGIIAPFMVGRIKDLTGTATPALFALFAVSVLAIALIVWGIPARYYARETVQD
- the araD1 gene encoding AraD1 family protein, with product MHLVQFELGNGQRRVGLVDGPLVREIQGATSTRDLALAAIDKNISLAEQVDSLGLGDNHDYSQLRADLMILPPLDHPDPAHLLVSGTGLTHLGSASARDKMHQHGNDESAMTDTMRIFKWGLEGGKPAAGQAGVQPEWFYKGDGSIVIRPGESFPQPPFSEDAGEEPELSGLYVIGHDGKPYRLGFAIGNEFSDHIMERKNYLYLAHSKLRACSFGPELRVGDLPQNLAGTSRIHRDGQVLWEKEFLSGEANMCHSLENLEYHHFKYAQFLRPGDVHVHFFGTATLSFADGIKTQPGDKFEISQHEFGAPLINGIKPADAVFQPGGIKQL
- a CDS encoding MFS transporter, encoding MSQELRLIRRITLKLIPFLILLYLIAYVDRSAVGFAKLHMGADVGIGDAAYGMGAGLFFIGYFLLEIPSNLMLERFGARRWFARIMLTWGAITMGMAFIQGPTSFYVMRFLLGAAEAGFFPGVLYYITQWFPVRHRGKILGLFILSQPIAMMITGPISGGLLGMEGVAGLHGWQWLFLCIGAPAILLTLPVLRWLPDGPKDVKWMDPVEKDWLAGELKKDLEEYGQTRHGNPLHALKDKRVLLLALFYLPVTLSIYGLGLWLPTLIKQFGGSDLTTGFISAVPYIFGIVGLLIVPRSSDRLNDRYGHLAVLYVIGAIGLFLSAYLSVPVLQLAALSLVAFSLFSCTAVFWTLPGRFFAGASAAAGIALINSVGNLGGYIGPFVIGWLKELTGNLASGLYFLSGVMICGLILTGVVYRVLERKHVLPESKFAASARPR